The Armatimonadota bacterium genome includes the window TCAACTGTATCGCCGGGATAGCGGGATACCAGTCGTGCAGTACCAGCAGACTCTGCATCACTGCAGGAATGGCAAAGCCCAACCAGAACAGCGGTCGTCGCAAGAGGTCGTCCTGCGGGGCGGTCAGCTGCAGGGGCAGTACGGTGATGGGAAAAGTTAGCCGTTCCTGTCGTATCCAGATGCGATGCAGCACCGCCGCCAACCCTATCCAGATGCCTGTGAGCAACACCAGGTATAGGCTCCAGAAGAGAATAGGGGTTATCCACGCTTGCCAAGGCACACTGCTTTGCCCACGATACAGAGCGCGGATGGCTTCGGGGTCATGCAGGATGGGCAGGTGAGCGAGATAGGGCAGGTAACGGTTCCACTGAGGTTGTGTCTGCGCGAAGTAAGGGAAGAAGCCCATGCCTGGCATCAAGAAACGCAACCCGCCAAAGCCGACGATGGGGATGGTGGCAGTGAGCACAATATAGCCCATTAGCAGCTCCTCGCGGGTGAACGGCAGCCATCGGCGTAGCAGGCGCACGAACAGCAGGTACAGCGCAGTAGGCATCATCAGCGAGTAGCAAATAAGATAGATACTGCGGGCGATTTCGCTGTCCGCCACCCACCACACCATCACCGCCTGCGTCAGCAGGATGAACAGAGCAAGGCGTGGACGGATACCCGCAATCGTTATCCCACGCAGCTGCTCGACAACTCGCCCGGTACGCACCGTGCTATCGGTAACGAGATGCAACGGTGTTTGCCCCCCGAACATGATGGGGAAAGATTGGATGGAAGGGGAGGAGACTCCTGCTCAACCCTTAAATCGCGCTGCCCGGTCTCTGCGGTCGCTGGGCGGTTTCGCGTACCCGAATCGTGCCCACATCGCTGACCGGTGCACTCACTTTCACCACAGGAGTTAGACCCTCCACCTGCACCGCCCCAGGCATCGGCGGCAGGCGTCGCGCCTCTACCCGCAGTAGAAGCACGTATTCGCCGTACGGCAGAGACGGAAGCTCAAAACGCCCCGATGCATCCGTTGCCACCACCCCTGCCACCACGCGCCAGTCGAAGGGACGCGCCAGCAACACCCCTCGGTCGGCGCCCGGGCGGTTGCGCGTAAACGGCAGCGCGTTCTCTCGACCGATAACACCTACGCGCACGCCCTCTGCCGGTTGTCCGTTCCACAGGATTCTTCCCGTTATCTTACCCGCTGATGAGGTGTTTCGACGCATCTCCTCCGGTATCTGGCCCCGCTCGTACCATTGCTGCGCCTTGCGCCCATCGCCGAAGCGGGCGTACAAGTCGCCCATCGTCTGGCAGGCGCGCTGCGATTGACGGAAGGGACGGGCGCGGGCATCCAGCCAGTCCAGGTACTTCCTTGCCTCCGGTGTCACCGCGCAGTTGGAGAGCGTTTCCACCATCAGCTGCACGAACTGCAGGCGTGGAGCACGTTCGATGCACAGGCGGTCCACCTCTAAACTGCGCACGGGGTCCCAGTCGATAGAACGCACATCGTGCAGATGCACAAACAGCGGGCGCGCCAGTATGGTCTGGTAGCGCCGTGCCCGCAGGTACTGTTCCACTTTGTAGGTCACGCCCGGCTCGTTGGGGAAGCCTACGATAGTCTGGAAGGGGATTCGCGCCACGCGTGTTTTGCCATCGGATGCAAGCAGCAGCACCGTATCCGTTCCCGCCGCACCGAAGGGGATTTGCTCCCTTTCCGCCATTCGAGGCAAGATGCGCTTGTAGTCCATCCTGCCGATGACGAGCCCGTAAAACAGCCACACTGCAGCCAGCGTTGCCACAGACAGGGGCACCAGTGCTGCCGCCAGCGCACGCACTCGTTGGTGGTAGCCCTGCGCCGGGGCGACAACAGCTGTCCATAAGCTTGCCCAGCAGAAGCTGCCCGCCGCCGCAATCGCCAGCGAGATGCCCACAAAGGTCAACCAGCCGCGCGGGTTCAGGTCAGCCAGCCCCTGCACACCGCCCGGCGGCACGAAAACGGTGGGGAAGTCAAACATAAACCGGTAGAGCGCCGCACCGAAGTCGAAACCGGTAAACTGCAGTACCAGCGCACCCACCAGCCCGCACGCAATGCCTCCTGTTGCTAACCTTACCAGCGCCCAGCCGCTTATCCGCTTCCTGTAAAACAACCAGCCCGCTCCTCCATCTTCCGACCACAGCAGAGCGGATGTAAGACAAACGGCGCCGCAGAGCAGCATCAATCCCTGCATGGACCGGTTGGACGCATCCCCAATCCACAACACCATCAGCAATCCGGCGCCCAGCCATACCGCCGTCAGCGTGACAAGTCGCACCCAGCCGCGCCTGTCGCTCAGCCAGGAGACGAAGGAAGGGGTTGCCATGCGCAAAGCGATTACCAGCAGTGAGAAATAGACCGCCACCAGTAACACCGCGCGTAACGGCAACGTCACGGAGCCCACCACCGAAATCCACCGCACCAGCGCAGACGACCACGCCAGCGTATCCGGTATGGGTAATCCTGAGGCATCCAACGAGCGCAATACAGCCGGCAGGATGCGCAGCGTTTCGATATGCACCCGCAGGAAGGTGGGTATCATGCCCAGAACGGCAAAGCACAGACCTGCCAGCCATACCCGCCGCACCGGAAGCGACCTTTCCATCACCTACTCTCCAGAGGCAGGTCTATCATCAACACGTCCACAGTGTCCCCTTGCCGTAAATCGCTTCTGGCTGGAGCCACAATCAGCGCGTTCGCACCCACCATCGACGCCACCATGCCTGACTCCTGCGCTCCCGTAGAGCACACCAGCCACCTGCCCTCGCTCCAGCGCAGTCGCCCGCGAATATATTCCCGTCTGCCGCCAATGGTGCCGAGGTCGTGCTCCAGCATCGCCTGTACCCGGGGGCGGAAAAGCGAGTTATGCCCCATCATCTTACGCAGGGCGGGCCTCACGAACAGTTCGAAAGTGACCATTGCCGAAACGGGGTTGCCCGGTAACCCCGCGAACACAGCCTGCCCCACACGCCCGAAGGCTATCGGCTTGCCCGGCTTGATGGCAACGCGCCAGAAACGCAGCTCCCCCAGGTTCTCCACCGCCTGCTTGACGAAATCCCGCTCGCCGACCGACACGCCGCCAGCTGTCAACACCATGTCGTACCCTCGCGCCTGCGCCAGCGCGTCGCGCGTGGCAACGGGGTCGTCGGGAACATGCAGGTGCTCCAGAATCGCTCCCGTTTCGTGTATCTGCACCGACAGGGCGTAGCGGTTGCTGTTGTAGATTTTGCCCAGAGGCAGTGGTTGAC containing:
- a CDS encoding molybdopterin molybdenumtransferase MoeA, coding for MKDLLSVEEAQELILQSVQTFSETMEMPLLEAVGRALAEDVVSPVHIPPFDNAAVDGYAVVAEDAANASAASPVRLKVVGTVNAGEIADFAIRRGEAARVMTGAPVPAGADAMVMVEDTEQHGEEVWIKSPARIGQHIRRRGEAVAQGETVLKKGQCLGAGEILVLAAIGRNTASVVRPARVCLLTTGDELVEPGQPLPLGKIYNSNRYALSVQIHETGAILEHLHVPDDPVATRDALAQARGYDMVLTAGGVSVGERDFVKQAVENLGELRFWRVAIKPGKPIAFGRVGQAVFAGLPGNPVSAMVTFELFVRPALRKMMGHNSLFRPRVQAMLEHDLGTIGGRREYIRGRLRWSEGRWLVCSTGAQESGMVASMVGANALIVAPARSDLRQGDTVDVLMIDLPLESR